A stretch of DNA from Manihot esculenta cultivar AM560-2 chromosome 7, M.esculenta_v8, whole genome shotgun sequence:
AACCTTGATTTGAATAAtaactaaatattatttaaataataataacaataataatatctaaACGGTTCactttatttgaataatatttcacaaatttaattttatcttattatttaattttttacttttaaatttacctaattatttttaataaaaaaatattatgtgattttatttatttttattttaaaatttataatttaatttatattaaaataatattttgtgatatgaattttatatcaatatattttatggtgtttaaaaattatctttatttattaataacgtgatattatatgtattattttaatataaattaaattataaatttaaaataaataattaataaaattatattatatttttttaatttctcctATTTTCTATTGTGCGCTTGTTGGTTTGTGATCAAATCATGAGGGTCTAATTATAAATTCTAAgcttttctcaaaatttttattattaatgatgaatggaatttttttttctcatgttTGGAGTGAAAAATATGGGAGAGGAAgtcatttttataaataataaatttatggcTTATCTTTTGCACTCATTGAGGgatctttaatttaattaatctttaaatttttgtttaaactaccccataaattttaatttaagctAAAAATTTTTGAGCTAAATTAATTTTCTGATCCTCAATTTTTGAGCTAAATTTTTGAGCTAAAAATTCTTGAACAACGTGTAAACTATTAGCTATTTGATCTTCAGAGAAGTTACCATTTGGGAAAAACCATCTAAAAGGAATAATCCAATGGCTATTATGGCATCAAAAGTCATATTTGTTAATCTTTGACCAGTTTATTCAAAGACTGATTCATCCACATTATTGGCATAGCCATCTACTTtgcttttttatatatttattaaattatagataGTGGACATAGACCATTTACCAATAATGCACttgcaataaaataaagaaaacatcTCTCTGCTTGTTAGGATATCTATATTATCTTTTCTATGCAATTTGCCATTTACCAATATTGCTTGCGGTCTTAATGGTTAGTCTCCTTCCTTCAATTGTCCTTTTCTATGCAATTTGCGTTGCACTAATCCCCATATATTCTGTGTTTAATCTAATCGaggcattatttttttaataatgcaTTCTTTAAGTCATGAATACTCGTGATCACATGGTCAATCTCAGAATGGATCGAGACATGGTATGACCCACCACATTTACATTGTACCAGACTTTAATGCTCTGCTTGACTTCTCTCCATCGTCTTAATTTCTTTTCCTCGGCTCTTATTTCTGGAGTAAGATTTCTGAAAATTCTTTCTTTcagtttctttttttatttaattcgaaaaaattattatttagttgctttaatataaaaaaaattatttatgtgaTAATCACACTCGTAGTAAATTGTTTTCTGTGATAAAACTAAAGATTTTATttcttcaaaaaaataatttgagtttATTAGGATTTTAATGGAAAGTTGATTCAGACTTTTCATGCAATAGCATTTCCATGGATAAAGAAAATAGACAGTAGTACCACTTTAGCTTAGCTGTCACCGATTAGATTACTTCTTTATCAATTTGATACACGCCGTGGACTTAGACACTTAGACTTCAAATGCAATTACAGTCTGTTGTTGTCTTATAAATATTAGTCATTTGttgtcatcatcttcttctttacaGCAACATTTCATCCTTTTACAATCAAACCAAAACACCCAAAATGGCCGACGGAGTTCTCTCTAACGTTGTCGGAGATATCATTATCAAGCTGGGTTCTCGAGCCCTTCATGAGATCGGATTGTGGTGGGGCGTCAAAGGTGAGCTTGAGAAACTTCAGGACACAGTTTCCAGTATTCGCGATGTTCTTCTGGATGCTGAGGAGAAGCAGAAACTTAACCGTCAAGTGAAAGGCTGGCTTGAGAGGCTAGAAGAAGTTGTTTATGATGCTGATGACTTGGTAGATGACTTTGCCACTGAAGCTCTAAGGCGCCGAGTGATGACTGGAAATAGAATGACAAAGGAGGTAAGTCTCTTCTTTTCGTCTTCAAATCAACTTGTTTATGCTTTTAAAATGGGTCATAAAATTAAGGCGATTAGGGAGAGGCTAGCTGATATTGAAGGTGATAGAAAATTTATGTTAGAGGTTCGAACTGATCAGGAGAGGATTGCATGGAGGGATCAAACTGAGTCCTCTTTACCTGAAGTGGTTATTGGGAGAGAGGGTGACAAAAAGTCAATTATAGAACTTGTATTGTCTTCCAATGGTGAAGAGTGCGTTTCAGTCCTCTCAATTGTTGGAATGGGAGGGTTAGGGAAGACGACTCTTGCTCAAATCATATTCAATGATGAACTGATTAAGAATTCATTTGAGCGAAGAATATGGGTGTGTGTTTCAGATCCTTTTGATGTGAAAATGGTTGTTAGAAAGATTCTAGAGTCTGCAACAGAGAAGAAACCAGAAGATCTTGAGTTAGAAGCACTGAAATCTCAACTTGGAAGAATTATTGatggaaagaaatatctgcttGTTCTAGATGATGTGTGGAatgaaaatagagaaaaatggCAGAATTTAAAGAGATTATTAGTGGGTGGCTCTAGTGGAAGTAAGATATTAATAACCACTCGCTCTAAAAAGGTGGCAGATATATCTAGCACAATGGCACCACATGTTTTGAAAGGGTTGTCTCCGGATGATTCTTGGTCTCTGTTTTTGCGTGTAGCACTTGAGGGGCAGGAGCCAGAACATGCAAATGTAAGAGAGATTGGAGAGGAGATTTTGAAGAAATGTTGTGGAGTTCCTCTTGCTATAAAAACTATCGCAAGTCTCTTGTATGAGAAAAATCCAGAAACTGAGTGGCTGCTCTTTTCAAGAAATGAACTCTCAAGAATAAGTCAAGATGATAATGATATTATGCCAACACTGAAGCTAAGTTATGATCATCTCCCATCACATTTGAAGCATTGTTTTGCATACTGCGCATTATATCCAAAAgattatgagtttgatgtgaAAACATTAATCCATCTTTGGGTTGTACAAGGGTTTATTGTGTCACCAAGTAGGAGTGATTGTGTTGAAGATATTGGGCTTGAATATTTTATGAAACTGTGGTGGAGGTCATTTTTTCAAGAGGTGAAAAAAGATAGATATGGAAATGTCAAAAGCTGTaaaatgcatgatttaatgcaTGATCTCGCAACCACAGTGGGTGGGACAAGGATCCAGCTAGTAAATTCTGATGCTGATGCATTAAATATTGATGAGAAAATCAGTCATGTAGCATTGAATTTGGATGTTgcaccacaagaaattcttaatAATGCAAAAAGACTACTATCATTTTTTTTGCTTGGGAAACATGATTACGATGAACTGTTTATTCATAAAAACTTATGGTGCTTGCGTGCATATGATATGGGTAATCATAGCATTAAGAAGGTGGATAATagtataaaaatactaaaacatCTAAGATATCTTGATGTTTCTCGGAATCGAAAACTTAGGGCACTTCCAAATTCTATTACGGATTTGCTCAATTTACAAGTATTAAATGTCTCTGGCTGTGACCAGCTCCAAGAATTGCCCAAAGATATTAAAAAGCTTGTGAATCTTAGGCATTTATACTGTGAAGGTTGTTACTCTTTGACTCATATGCCACGTGGGCTTGGGCAGTTGACTTCACTTCAGACGTTGTCAGTGTTCGTAGTGGCAAAAGGGCATATTTCCTCAAAGGATGTtggaaaaataaatgaattgaaTAAACTTAACAATTTGAGGGGACGTCTTGTAATTAGAAATCTAGGATGTGTGGATAATGAGATTGTAAATGTTAATTTGAAAGAGAAGCCACTCCTTCAATCATTGGAATTACTTTGGGACCACCAGAGTTGGAATGATTCAAATGTTGATAGAGATGAAATGTCATTCCAAAATCTCCAACCACATCCCAATCTTAAAGAGTTATATGTCTATGGCTATGGAGGCAGGAGGTTCCCAAGTTGGTTCTCTTCCCTCTCGAATCTTGTCATACTCTGTATATCGGGTGGCAATGGATGTCAGCATCTCCCATCAATGGTTCAAATCCCTTCTCTTCAATATCTATGTATTTCGGGATTAGACGATATAGAATACATGGAGATTGAGGGACAACAAACATCATTCTTTCCATCCCTAAAGACTCTCGAGCTACGTCATTGTCCTAAGCTTAAAGGATGGCAGAAGAAGAGGGATGATTCGACAGCACTTGAGCTACTCCAATTTCCTTGTCTTTCATATTTCTCTTGTCATAACTGCCCGAATTTGACCTCCATCCCTCAGTTTCCATCTCTCGATTTATCACTATATTTGTACAAAGCAAGCCCACAACTTGTGCACCAAATATTCACACCAtcaatctcttcttcttcctcaatcATTCCCCCTCTCTCTAAATTGAAGCACCTTTCGATTAAGTACATTGAAGAGCTCGAATCTCTACCTCGAGATGGACTGCGGAATCTCACTTGTCTTCAAGCACTAACCATTGATACTTGTCCGGCATTGAAGTGTCTGCCTCAGGAGTTGCATTCCCTCACCTCTTTACGAGAGTTGGATATCCGGGACTGTCCCCAATTGAAGGAAAGATGTGGAAATAAAAAGGGTGCGGATTGGGAATTCATTTCACACATCCAAAATATTGAAGTTGATAGACAAACAATTCAAAAGGAGGGCCGGTATCTACTGGATGATGAAGCTTCGGTAAGTTGGTGCTTTTTCTTTCTAATTTGCAAATTGAACTTATATGAGAAAATCTTCACTCTATGATTCTATTACACAGATCAGTGAAGGATAAGTTTTCAACTGTTGGATGTGTTTCTTCCAAAATGAGCAGTGTATTGCTTTTGAGTTCGTAAGTATCCTTTTGTCATTATTTCTTTACAATCAAggtcaataataaaatttatttgctttataataaaattttaaccctTTTTTTTCCCCACATATACAGGCTCATCAAGCTAGAGGAatcatttatttgttttttacgCACCTCAAATTCTAATAAATTGGGAAGTGAGAAACAAATTCAAggagattaatttttttttttttaaggtaaTTCTTCTaaccatcatttttttttaaggtAATTCTACCTTCATTCTTTTCATGGATATAATGGATTAATTTTGACTCTATGTGCAGAAGTTTgagccgggctgttacatgcaCCATGTTGAAACCTTATTTAATTAAAGGAGAATTCTGGGTGCATATGTTCTTGCCATCAATGGCTCATCAAGTATGAGGAATCACATGGATGCTTGGCAGGTCATGCTTCTAAGTTCTCTCCATCTtatttttatgatgattattgttttataattctgccttcctttgaatttctcaaaatataaagattaatttGATTCCATGTGCAGAAGTTATTAGAACAGACATTAAGAAACGACAACTACATGCCATGGCAACAATTACTTGACAGAAGAATTTCCACACATTGCATGACTACTTTGAGATTGTCGCCAGAAGATTAATACAAAGGTACTTCTCAAAAACACGTTTAGAATTGTGAGAGAAACTTCTCACTCAGATTCTTTGTGCAGGGATCGGGCACTAAAAACACAATGAAAGCACTCCCTTTCTTCCGTCTTCAAAAAGCAAGCTATACAGTAAGTCCCTTTCTTCCGTCTTCAAAAAGCAAGCTATACAGTAAGTTGTAAGGACTCTACTTGTAATATAAATCTTCCTAGTTATTGCTTGTAAAGAAAATCAGTGACTTAATGGTGACTCTGGCTTGAAACAGATTTCAAATCAATAGTGTGAAAATCCTCTGGGTAGCAGTATCTTCGTAACTTCACTTGTGGCGAAGCCGAAGATGGTGGAGATTCACTAAGCTATGCAGGTCGTGTCCTTGACAGACTGGAATTAAAGCTCGCAGGGACAAGTTTCTTATCTGTCACAGTTTAGAAAACAACTCAATAGTTGCTGGGCAAGAAGCAGAATGAAGCAGAATGAAGCAGAATGATGGAGTTTTGTTTCTAATTTTTCTGATTTTAAGTAGTTTTCCTAATAATATGGTCTAATGATTTGTTCATTCAATGCAAACAACATCATTTTCCCTTTTTTCCTAAGAAATCAGTTTTTGTTATAAATTTGTGTTGCCAGAATGTGTAAGAGCACTGAATTTTAGATGAATTTCGGGAGAGCACAAAAAACCAAAAATCAGATAGAGCATTAAAAGGATTGGTTATGAAATCTGAATATAAAAAAACTTTTTCAGAAATCAGACCAGAAATGAACTTCATCTACCAGTGAAACAAGTGAGGAACTGTATATAAAGGCAGTGAAAAGGTGGTAAGAGAGGATGATGGACCTGAGGATCCGCATTGGCTTGAAGAGATATCGGGGAAGCTGTGTGGAAAACAGCTTCACACCCATCAACATCAGCATCAAAAGATCCTTCTTCCAATAAGTCAGCTTTGAGAAAGTGAAGCCTTGCCTTGATCATCTGGGGTACAGAATATGGATTCAATGAACTGAAGTATGAGGCCAATGAGAACATTGAATGTTCTTGTCAAAAGAAACGCTAATCAAGCAAACTAATATAAGATTCATATCAGTTTAGTAAAGCTGATTCATAAAAAGTTGAGTCATCTAGCTACTCAATCGAGTGAGGGCTGATTGCATAAAATGAAGTAAAAACAAGAAGTAATACATAAAGATTAGATCCACAGCTCCATAGCCACAAGCAAAGTCAGTATAAAATCAAACCCAcaaccaagaaattaaaaagctgaacctcattaaaaaaatttaaggttCATCAATGACCCAACTGAGATTGTAGGCAAAAAAGGAGACAGATAGGGTAACCAGACCCTCCTCTCACACAGACTACCTTTCCTTCACTTATTTTTACTTTGAATTAGTTCTAAGTTCTAACAATGGTCTAATCTTTGCaagccaaaaaataaaaaaacaagaaaTTTGCAAATATAGATGCTAAagaatttattttagtttttcaaAAAAGTGCTAAACGCTAGTTAATTTTTATGACCAAGTCACcctctttttaaaattaatcactaGATACATAAACTAatcacttaaatttaaaaaaaaaatttaaaaattttaataattaattttttcattttaaccattaaatatttttatatttaatttttatatgttcataagatttattaattgatttattaattttataaaaaatttattaattaatcatttaatatcgaaaatattttaatttttttaaaaaataaactaatttttaatattttaaaattttcatcgttttaatatattttttttttaaattagaaacataataaatttctcttaaaaaatttctaaaaatttaataatttatttatttaatattctcCTATGACATTACAATATGGTCtataaaatcaatttattatttaattctcaaATATCACTACTATTTACAGGTCAATAGTTTTTCATTCGATAGTTTTCATTCAATTTCAATTaaggagaaagaaaattttaaaatttctaaactaCTCTTCTTATGATAATAGAATTCTAATTAAGGTAAAATTGGATGCGGTGAGGGTGAGGTTGACGGTGTAGAAGACGGAGTTGCAAcaagaggaggagaaggagatggAGATGGTGGAGGTTCTGATGGAGTTGAAGGGATGAGAGGGTCCACTAGATTGGCATTGGGCTGTGTAGGTGGAGAAGTCGCACGAATAGTATCCAGTGGAGTAGAGGATAATTGCAGTGGTTGTGAACTAGAGGTGGATGGTGTTGGTGGAGTGGTTGAAACAGGAGAAACAGGGATGAATTTGGGGGTGGAGAAGAAGTCGCCCTTCCAAGTTTTTAACTTTAGATTTCAAGTCATAAAATTTACATACTAAAATTTTGGGTCTGGATTAATTCTAGTctagaaataaaatttacaaaagaaATTCAGTGATTATTTCCATTATAATAGACATCCCAAATTCACcaaactaatttaaaaaaaaaaaaagcctaaaTCACAAAACACTCATTCTTCAAGATAGAAATCTTTATAAAGTCCAACCACCTTCACCAGCTAAGTGAGAGCAAAAACCTAATCAGTCTTTCTGACTTTTCAGCTAAACCcaatttactaaatatttttctGACTAAAACCATCGTTGCATAATagatttttaagctaaaatCTATCAACCCCTCGACACCAAATCACTCCAAATGCAAATATCCATATCATCAAACAACTTATAAGCAATACTCAAATAACTAAATTCAAAGTAAATATAATCTTTCAATTTTTATGAATAaactaacaaaaaaaatttatcagtGTAGCAAATGAATCAATACTCAACATCAAAACGACAATAaaaaagaactcaaggatgccACACCTTACCTTTCACATGTAGAactcttaaaagaaaaaaactcaagtaagtttttaaaactataaaaaataaatcttctataaaaaaaaaagaataatttatatataagttCATGAGATTTAACAAAATTCACATAATAGTCTttaacttaaatttatataacaatttagtttaaaattttaaattaatataataaaatgatcCTTCTATTAATGtgaattatcattaaattataataaaatgacAAGTATAcccttaattaaatttaaaaaaaaggatGAAGACCGAAGCCCTAAAGAGCTAACCTCTCCCCGATCAGATCATGTACTCGCAGATTTTGCTTTGCTTTCACCACAACCATTCTAATGGTCTCGCCAACTCTATCTACCTGGCCATCAAATTCTTTGCTTCCCAAACTGGTACAATGTCTCCACCCCTCATTTCTTCTCCTTATAATAGCTCATTCACATCCCTCAACTTATTGTGCTGCATGTGCTCTCGCCATCTCACACCCACCAAGAACTAACACTCTCATTTGTCTCATGCCCTTAAAATTAAGAACCCTGCAATCCATGTCTTGAGTGCTTGATGTTCCTGATAGTGGTGGCAATATGTGGGGAAGTACCTTGCAGATTCTCAACACTTACTATGCCGTGCTAAACTCCTAAATTGAAGCCTTCCTACTCTATTTTTCTGAATCTTATGGTTTAAGGTGTTcttttaaatctatttttttgaaaatgataATTTTAGTCTCCATTGAAATAGTTTGGTCCAAACTGattcaaataacttttggaatCACTTTTCTATTCAAAATGattaacccaaattatttaatagtttagtATTAGCTATTATATACGAATACGCCGATGTAAAATCTCACACTCTCTTGCTAAATTTGTGACGTATTTGTCGGAACTGAATCAAATATAATTGTTAAACCAGATGAtgcaggactatttagactccgtcaggagttttaatcaatatcgtttggctaaaacgaaataggagaaaagataaactgaaagactaaaagtcttattgaaattcctcaaataATGAAAAGTgtgtttctaatagccaagggaggctatttataataaaatcctaatatgcaaaataattctaatcctaataggagtctaaaatcctaataggcAAGGGAGGCTAGtagaaataaaattctaatatgcaaaataatcctaattctaataggagtctaaaatcctaatagccaagagaggctaatagaaataaaatcctaatatgtaaaataatcctaatcctaatagtcgtctaaaatcctaatagtcgTCTAAAATTCTAATAGTCAATGGAGGTTATgtaaatatgcaaaattataaaaatacccaaaatatctaaaaataataattaaaatataaaagttagcccGGTCCAAGTTTGCCGTAAAATTCAAGGCTAGTTGCTCCGTATCACCAGAATTCTTGCTAAATTTGCGACGTTACCATCGCAACTAAATACAATATAATTGTTAAATAAGGACCAGACAtttgggtattgtggttcgctagtatttCCTCATTTTTCACGGGTAGCTTTTTTTTTGCAGATTCACTAATTctgtataatttatttgatcCAAATAATTCAGCTTAAACTGATCTAAAGAATTTTTGGATTCAATTTTTGGTTTAAActcaaaataattaatctaaattatttaataattttatgttaaatattatatacaattcgagTTGAATCTCACGGACATCACAACATTCCAAGCACGCAGTTGAATCTCACAGGACATCACCTCTCGCTATTCGATTGTTTATCCTTCTTGTTTGCCTGTAGCCATGGATAAGCATTGGTGGGCTAGCGTTGGATTGCTGTTTATTTGATTTGTATAtgctaaaaatattaaagttaatttttttaatcactgGTGAAAAAATATAGGAGTGAATATAAACTTATTGTAAAAACTAATATATATACCTcattatttctaaaatttaaagctAATTCAAGCAAAATACCGGCAACCCCAGAAAGGATTGAGCTGGATTTGGAGGCGGTATAAATCCAGATGATAAAACTGCAAACAGAGGCGCAGGAGCTAAATTAATAAGATTGGCATTTGAAGCCGCTGCTTTGTCGCTGTCGGAAGAATGATATTAAGCAAGAGAAAGGATTCGTGGGAAGATGTAGATAAATCAGAGTCATCAGACTTGCCAGTTCTTCGGGCTCAGCGAGAAAATtacttttacattttttttgttggaatctaaaaattaatgaaaaaaattatttcttattactataatttttttttttcaaataaggctactatatttttattaaaaactaaatagattctattctatttttaataataaaatgaaatggtTCGATTGAAACGgatttaaataacttttaaatttattcttcactcatttaaaatgattaatttaaattaaattatttaataattttatattaaatattatatattatttcgatttatcataatttataaatataaaatattttttcataagtAAGCAGTTAATTATTACACTCTCGTTGAATTTTACAACATTTTTATCACAATCGAATACTGAATCGAATATAATCACTAAATCATTCCCGTAAACAAACAGCTggctattatatttttatccgCTAATTTTTAAAACGTCCTCATCGAAACTGAATACTGAATCGAATATAATTGTTAAACCATTTTCACAATTAAATAGCTAATTATTATACTCTTTTATGCTAAATTTTACGACTATTCTCATCGCAACTGAATACTGAAtcagatattattattaaatcattTCTACAAACAAGCAGCGAATTCCCAAGCCAAGCAGGtaactattatataaaatataatttttatatttttaaatatgatttttaataaaaataatattaaaaatattattattattttaatgaaaaataatatttaaaattataaaattatattttaatgatataacTAAATTAGCTTTTAATGTAAAGCTATGGGTTTTATTTaacgaaaaaaatattaaagtcaAAATTTTTAAACACGGGTGAAAAAATATAGGAGTGAATATAAACTTAACAgcttaattcatatattttgccttttttaaattaaagttttctctattaatatgttaaattataataaaataaggaaaaatatatattaaacccttaaaatttattaaaaaattactgtaGCTAAAAAAGTCTCATAAAGTACTTAAACTATCTAAAAATGTGATTAAAATGATTCTACAATTCCAATTAACAGataacataaatattttaaggtatttctagattaattaaaatttttaaaaaatattttttaattgtaaaaattatagATTGAATTTCGACTTTAGTAAATGTATAGGATTTAAACGATAATTATTGATTATTAATGGTAAATTTAAACGATAATTTAGAACACACCGCAATTATTGAGAAGAATGCTTTTtccttcacttttttttttcttttaaattagtcATTTGTTGTCGCCATCTTCTTCTTCACAGCAACATTTCATCCTTTTACAATCAAACCAAAACACCCAAAATGGCCGACGGAGTTCTCTCTAACGTTGTCGGAGATATCATTACCAAGCTGGGTTCTCGAGCCCTTCATGAGATCGGATTGTGGTGGGGCGTCAAAGGTGAGCTTAAGAAACTTGAGGCCACAGTTTCTAGTATTCGCAATGTTCTTCTGGATGCTGAGGAGCAGCAGAAACTTAACCGTCAAGTGAAAGGCTGGCTTGAGAGGCTAGAAGAAGTTGTTTATGATGCTGATGACTTGGTAGATGACTTCGCCACTGAA
This window harbors:
- the LOC110607847 gene encoding putative disease resistance protein RGA3 isoform X2 translates to MADGVLSNVVGDIIIKLGSRALHEIGLWWGVKGELEKLQDTVSSIRDVLLDAEEKQKLNRQVKGWLERLEEVVYDADDLVDDFATEALRRRVMTGNRMTKEERIAWRDQTESSLPEVVIGREGDKKSIIELVLSSNGEECVSVLSIVGMGGLGKTTLAQIIFNDELIKNSFERRIWVCVSDPFDVKMVVRKILESATEKKPEDLELEALKSQLGRIIDGKKYLLVLDDVWNENREKWQNLKRLLVGGSSGSKILITTRSKKVADISSTMAPHVLKGLSPDDSWSLFLRVALEGQEPEHANVREIGEEILKKCCGVPLAIKTIASLLYEKNPETEWLLFSRNELSRISQDDNDIMPTLKLSYDHLPSHLKHCFAYCALYPKDYEFDVKTLIHLWVVQGFIVSPSRSDCVEDIGLEYFMKLWWRSFFQEVKKDRYGNVKSCKMHDLMHDLATTVGGTRIQLVNSDADALNIDEKISHVALNLDVAPQEILNNAKRLLSFFLLGKHDYDELFIHKNLWCLRAYDMGNHSIKKVDNSIKILKHLRYLDVSRNRKLRALPNSITDLLNLQVLNVSGCDQLQELPKDIKKLVNLRHLYCEGCYSLTHMPRGLGQLTSLQTLSVFVVAKGHISSKDVGKINELNKLNNLRGRLVIRNLGCVDNEIVNVNLKEKPLLQSLELLWDHQSWNDSNVDRDEMSFQNLQPHPNLKELYVYGYGGRRFPSWFSSLSNLVILCISGGNGCQHLPSMVQIPSLQYLCISGLDDIEYMEIEGQQTSFFPSLKTLELRHCPKLKGWQKKRDDSTALELLQFPCLSYFSCHNCPNLTSIPQFPSLDLSLYLYKASPQLVHQIFTPSISSSSSIIPPLSKLKHLSIKYIEELESLPRDGLRNLTCLQALTIDTCPALKCLPQELHSLTSLRELDIRDCPQLKERCGNKKGADWEFISHIQNIEVDRQTIQKEGRYLLDDEASISEG
- the LOC110607847 gene encoding putative disease resistance protein RGA3 isoform X1, translated to MADGVLSNVVGDIIIKLGSRALHEIGLWWGVKGELEKLQDTVSSIRDVLLDAEEKQKLNRQVKGWLERLEEVVYDADDLVDDFATEALRRRVMTGNRMTKEERIAWRDQTESSLPEVVIGREGDKKSIIELVLSSNGEECVSVLSIVGMGGLGKTTLAQIIFNDELIKNSFERRIWVCVSDPFDVKMVVRKILESATEKKPEDLELEALKSQLGRIIDGKKYLLVLDDVWNENREKWQNLKRLLVGGSSGSKILITTRSKKVADISSTMAPHVLKGLSPDDSWSLFLRVALEGQEPEHANVREIGEEILKKCCGVPLAIKTIASLLYEKNPETEWLLFSRNELSRISQDDNDIMPTLKLSYDHLPSHLKHCFAYCALYPKDYEFDVKTLIHLWVVQGFIVSPSRSDCVEDIGLEYFMKLWWRSFFQEVKKDRYGNVKSCKMHDLMHDLATTVGGTRIQLVNSDADALNIDEKISHVALNLDVAPQEILNNAKRLLSFFLLGKHDYDELFIHKNLWCLRAYDMGNHSIKKVDNSIKILKHLRYLDVSRNRKLRALPNSITDLLNLQVLNVSGCDQLQELPKDIKKLVNLRHLYCEGCYSLTHMPRGLGQLTSLQTLSVFVVAKGHISSKDVGKINELNKLNNLRGRLVIRNLGCVDNEIVNVNLKEKPLLQSLELLWDHQSWNDSNVDRDEMSFQNLQPHPNLKELYVYGYGGRRFPSWFSSLSNLVILCISGGNGCQHLPSMVQIPSLQYLCISGLDDIEYMEIEGQQTSFFPSLKTLELRHCPKLKGWQKKRDDSTALELLQFPCLSYFSCHNCPNLTSIPQFPSLDLSLYLYKASPQLVHQIFTPSISSSSSIIPPLSKLKHLSIKYIEELESLPRDGLRNLTCLQALTIDTCPALKCLPQELHSLTSLRELDIRDCPQLKERCGNKKGADWEFISHIQNIEVDRQTIQKEGRYLLDDEASAHQARGIIYLFFTHLKF